Genomic DNA from bacterium:
ATGAGGTAAAAAAAGAAATTGAACAGTTAAAATCAAAAGGGATTATTCCTAAACTTGTTGCTGTTTCTGTAGGTGAAAATCCTGCAAGCATTGTATATATGAATCAGCAGAAAAAAAACTGTGAAAAAATAGGAATTAATTATGAGATAATGAGTTTATCTGATAGTATTGATGAGAAAGGGATTATTGAAAATATTGAAAAATTAAATGAAAATCCAGATGTAACAGGAATAATTTTACAACTTCCTCTTCCCAAAGGAGTTGATACAAGAAAGGTTCAATCAAAAATAGCACCTAATAAAGATGTTGAAGGTGTTAATCCTGTTAATATGGGATGGATTGTATATGGAAGACCGGTTGTTGGACCATGTACAGCACTTGCGGTTAAAGAAATAATTGAGTATCTTGGTATAAATCTGTATGGAAAGGAAGTTGTTATGGTTGGTCATTCAGATATAGTAGGAAAACCTGTTGGTTTGCTTTTGGTTGATAAGTTTGCTACAATTACAATCTGTCATATAGGAACTTCTGATGCAGGGAGACTTCAAGACCATGTAAAAAGAGCAGAGATATTAATTGTTGCTGTTGGAAAGGCAAATTTAATACCAGGGGACTGGATAAAAGAAGGAGCAATTGTAATAGATGTCGGAATAAATAGGGTAGGGGATAAAATAGTAGGAGATGTTGAATTTGAAAAAGCAAAAGAAAAAGCGAGTTGGATTACACCTGTTCCAGGAGGAGTTGGACCTATCACAACTGCAATCTTATTAAGGAATACTGTTTTACTGGTAAAATTACAGAAGGGAGTATAAAAATCGTGTTATGACGAAAATAAAAACATACAGGAATTTAACCTCTGACCTTTTGTAAAATCTTCAATAGTTCTTTATCTCCCTCTACATCGCCCAGACAAGTAGCGATTATACCATTAACAATTCCCTCTATTTTTTTAACAAATTCAACTGCATTTTCCATCGTAGTAGTTGCAGGCCAATTTATTCTTTCAAGTATCTTTTTATTTTTAGGTGTTTCTACAACAAAGTAAGGATAAATAGGTTTTCCTAACTTTTTACACTCAAGAGACAATTCTTTTAACTTTGGGAGAGATGCTTCATCTAATCTTAAAAAAAAGCAGAAATCCCATTGATCTCTAATACGAGCAATTGCATCTTCAGTTGGTCTACGGCTTGTCACAAGACATCCTAATTGTAAATTTTTTACTTTTATAGTTTCTCTCAAGAAACTCCTTATTTCTTCCGCAGGGCCTGTAGAACGCCTAAATTGTTCAAACTCTTGAGGGTCCCTAATAATCTCACAGTTGCCATCTTTTCTTGTTCTAATTGCAAATCCATATCTTGGCGCATCTCC
This window encodes:
- a CDS encoding bifunctional 5,10-methylenetetrahydrofolate dehydrogenase/5,10-methenyltetrahydrofolate cyclohydrolase, coding for EVKKEIEQLKSKGIIPKLVAVSVGENPASIVYMNQQKKNCEKIGINYEIMSLSDSIDEKGIIENIEKLNENPDVTGIILQLPLPKGVDTRKVQSKIAPNKDVEGVNPVNMGWIVYGRPVVGPCTALAVKEIIEYLGINLYGKEVVMVGHSDIVGKPVGLLLVDKFATITICHIGTSDAGRLQDHVKRAEILIVAVGKANLIPGDWIKEGAIVIDVGINRVGDKIVGDVEFEKAKEKASWITPVPGGVGPITTAILLRNTVLLVKLQKGV